Proteins from a single region of Macaca fascicularis isolate 582-1 chromosome 17, T2T-MFA8v1.1:
- the SUGT1 gene encoding protein SGT1 homolog isoform X1, with protein sequence MAAAAAGTATSQRFLQSFSDALIDEDPQAALEELTKALEEKPDDAQYYCQRAYCHILLGNYCVAVADAKKSLKLNPNNSTALLRKGICEYHEKNYAAALETFTEGQKLDSADANFSVWIKRCQEAQNGSESEVWTHQSKIKYDWYQTESQVVITLMIKNVQKNDVNVEFSEKELSALVKLPSGEDYNLKLELLHPIIPEQSTFKVLSTKIEIKLKKPEAVRWEKLEGQGDVPTPKQFVADVKNLYPSSSPYTRNWDKLVGEIKEEEKNEKLEGDAALNRLFQQIYSDGSDEVKRAMNKSFMESGGTVLSTNWSDVGKRKVEINPPDDMEWKKY encoded by the exons ATGGCGGCGGCTGCAGCAGGAACTGCAACATCCCAGAG GTTTTTGCAGAGCTTCTCGGATGCCCTAATCGACGAGGACCCCCAGGCGGCGTTAGAG GAGCTGACTAAGGCTTTGGAAGAGAAACCAGATGATGCACAGTATTATTGTCAAAGAGCTTATTGTCACATTCTTCTTGGGAATTACTGTG TTGCTGTTGCTGATGCAAAGAAGTCTCTCAAACTCAATCCAAATAATTCCACTGCTCTGTTGAGAAAAGG AATATGTGAATACCATGAAAAAAACTATGCTGCTGCCCTAGAAACTTTTACAGAAGGACAAAAGTTAGATA gTGCAGATGCTAATTTCAGTGTCTGGATTAAAAGGTGTCAAGAAGCTCAGAATG gCTCAGAATCTGAGGTG TGGACTCACCAGTCAAAAATCAA gtaTGACTGGTATCAAACCGAATCTCAAGTAGTTATTACACTTATGATCAAGAATGTTCAGAAGAATGATGTAAATGTGGAATTTTCAGAAAAAGAG TTGTCTGCTTTGGTTAAACTTCCTTCTGGagaggattacaatttgaaacTGGAACTTCTTCATCCTATAATACCAGAACAGAGCACGTTTAAAGTACTTTCAACAAAG ATTGAAATTAAACTGAAAAAGCCAGAGGCTGTGAGATGGGAAAAGCTAGAGGGGCAAGGAGATGTGCCTACGCCAAAACAATTCGTAGCAG ATGTAAAGAACCTATATCCATCATCATCTCCTTATACAAGAAATTGGGATAAATTGGTTGGTGAgatcaaagaagaagaaaagaatgaaaagttgGAGGGAGATGCAGCTTTAAACAGATTATTTCAGCAGATCTATTCAGATGGTTCTGATGAAGTGAAACGTGCCATGAACAAATCCTTT